One Streptomyces hundungensis DNA segment encodes these proteins:
- a CDS encoding cold-shock protein: MPTGKVKWFNSEKGFGFLSRDDGGDVFVHSSVLPAGVDALKPGQRVEFGVVAGQRGDQALSVTVLDPAPSVAAAQRRKPDELASIVQDLTTLLENITPMLEKGRYPDKASGGKIAGLLRAVADQLDV, translated from the coding sequence GTGCCTACCGGCAAGGTCAAGTGGTTCAACAGCGAGAAGGGCTTCGGCTTTCTCTCCCGCGACGACGGCGGCGACGTCTTCGTCCACTCCTCCGTGCTCCCCGCAGGGGTCGACGCACTGAAGCCCGGACAGCGCGTCGAGTTCGGCGTCGTCGCCGGGCAGCGCGGTGACCAGGCCCTCTCCGTCACGGTCCTCGACCCCGCCCCCTCGGTGGCCGCGGCCCAGCGCCGCAAACCCGACGAACTGGCCTCGATCGTGCAGGACTTGACGACGCTCCTGGAGAACATCACGCCGATGCTGGAGAAGGGGCGCTACCCCGACAAGGCCTCCGGAGGGAAGATCGCGGGCCTGCTGCGCGCGGTCGCCGACCAGCTCGACGTCTAG
- a CDS encoding 1,4-dihydroxy-6-naphthoate synthase, producing MSTEPAPKTTRTEAALKIAYSPCPNDTFVFDAWAHGRVPGAPALDVTFADIDITNGMAERGEFDVLKVSYAVLPWVLDEYALLPCGGALGRGCGPLVLTRRPGDGGASLPERSRELGGLTGATVAVPSEKSTAYLLFRLWAADVVPDGVGEIVVMPFHEIMPAVRDGKVDAGLVIHEARFTYQNYGLHCLADMGRHWEETTGLPIPLGAIIAKRSLGEDTLRLLADSARASVRAAWEDPEASRPYVREHAQEMDPTVADRHIGLYVNEFTADLGEDGYAAVRGLLTRAAAEGLVPPLGRDALEFLH from the coding sequence ATGAGCACTGAACCGGCTCCGAAGACCACGCGCACCGAAGCGGCGCTGAAGATCGCCTACTCTCCCTGCCCGAACGACACCTTCGTCTTCGACGCCTGGGCGCACGGCCGGGTGCCGGGCGCGCCCGCCCTCGATGTGACGTTCGCGGACATCGACATCACCAACGGCATGGCGGAGCGCGGGGAGTTCGACGTGCTCAAGGTGTCGTACGCGGTGCTGCCGTGGGTGCTGGACGAGTACGCGCTGCTGCCCTGCGGCGGCGCGCTCGGCCGGGGCTGCGGCCCGCTGGTCCTGACCCGGCGGCCCGGGGACGGGGGCGCCTCCCTGCCCGAGCGAAGCCGAGAGCTCGGGGGACTGACGGGCGCGACGGTCGCCGTGCCGAGCGAGAAGTCGACGGCGTACCTGCTGTTCCGGCTGTGGGCCGCGGACGTCGTGCCGGACGGGGTCGGCGAGATCGTCGTCATGCCGTTCCACGAGATCATGCCCGCGGTGCGCGACGGCAAGGTGGACGCCGGACTCGTCATCCACGAAGCCCGGTTCACCTACCAGAACTACGGGCTGCACTGCCTCGCCGACATGGGCCGGCACTGGGAGGAGACCACCGGCCTGCCCATCCCGCTCGGCGCGATCATCGCCAAGCGCTCCCTGGGCGAGGACACCCTGCGGCTGCTCGCCGACTCGGCCCGCGCCTCGGTGCGGGCCGCCTGGGAGGACCCCGAGGCGTCCCGTCCGTACGTAAGGGAGCACGCCCAGGAGATGGACCCGACGGTGGCCGACCGGCACATCGGGCTCTACGTCAACGAGTTCACCGCCGACCTCGGCGAGGACGGCTATGCGGCGGTACGCGGACTGCTGACCCGCGCCGCGGCCGAGGGGCTCGTCCCGCCCCTGGGCCGCGACGCCCTGGAATTCCTCCACTGA
- a CDS encoding futalosine hydrolase: MRVLVVTAVAAEADSVAAGLARAGYVSPGPAPVRPGTAQPLEPPVRLCAGGHEMHVLPAGVGPAAAAAGTALALGRARYDLVVSAGIGGGFAPVAPLGTLVVASNIVAADLGAESPEGFLPVTALGFGRDTLTPPAELCRAVAEALGARSGPVLTVSTATGTARRTAELLDRHPSAVAEAMEGFGVAEAAAQYGVEALEIRAVSNSVGPRDRSAWRIGDALAALTDAFGKLPPVLESWTPHEH; encoded by the coding sequence ATGCGTGTGCTGGTGGTGACCGCGGTGGCGGCGGAGGCGGACTCCGTCGCCGCCGGCCTGGCCCGTGCCGGTTACGTCTCGCCGGGCCCCGCTCCGGTACGCCCCGGCACCGCGCAGCCGCTGGAGCCGCCGGTACGCCTGTGTGCGGGCGGGCACGAGATGCACGTACTGCCCGCCGGGGTCGGCCCGGCGGCCGCCGCGGCCGGCACCGCCCTCGCGCTCGGCCGGGCCCGGTACGACCTGGTCGTCTCGGCCGGCATCGGCGGCGGCTTCGCCCCGGTCGCGCCGCTCGGCACGCTGGTGGTGGCCTCGAACATCGTCGCCGCCGACCTGGGCGCCGAATCCCCCGAGGGCTTCCTGCCCGTCACCGCGCTCGGCTTCGGGCGCGACACCCTGACCCCGCCGGCCGAGCTGTGCCGCGCCGTCGCCGAGGCCCTGGGCGCCCGGAGCGGCCCGGTCCTCACCGTCAGCACCGCGACCGGCACGGCGCGGCGCACCGCCGAACTGCTCGACCGGCATCCCTCGGCGGTGGCCGAGGCGATGGAGGGCTTCGGCGTCGCCGAGGCCGCCGCCCAGTACGGCGTGGAGGCCCTGGAGATCCGCGCGGTCTCCAACTCGGTTGGCCCGCGCGACCGTTCGGCCTGGCGGATCGGCGACGCGCTCGCCGCCCTCACCGACGCATTCGGCAAACTCCCGCCCGTACTGGAGAGTTGGACGCCCCATGAGCACTGA
- a CDS encoding HAD family hydrolase, which produces MPYDAPTVGFDLDMTLIDSRPGIRAVYQELSATTGTYIDADQAVGRLGPPLDWELRHWFAEEHIPAMVLKYREIYPTRAILPTPALPGAAAAVRAVQELGGRAVVVTAKNAPQAQLHLDHLGITPDAVIGGLWAEAKATALREHGAAVYVGDHLGDVLGARAAGALSVAVPTGPIGAVELREAGADVVLDDLTSFPAWLKGYAAQRA; this is translated from the coding sequence ATGCCCTACGACGCGCCTACGGTCGGCTTCGACCTGGACATGACCCTGATCGACTCCCGCCCCGGCATCCGCGCCGTCTACCAGGAACTTTCCGCCACCACCGGTACGTACATCGACGCCGACCAGGCCGTCGGCCGGCTCGGCCCGCCGCTCGACTGGGAGCTGCGGCACTGGTTCGCCGAGGAGCACATTCCCGCGATGGTCCTCAAATACCGTGAGATCTACCCCACACGCGCCATCCTGCCCACCCCCGCGCTGCCCGGCGCGGCCGCCGCCGTGCGCGCGGTCCAGGAGCTGGGCGGACGGGCCGTCGTCGTCACCGCCAAGAACGCGCCGCAGGCCCAACTGCACCTGGACCACCTCGGCATCACCCCGGACGCGGTCATCGGCGGGCTGTGGGCCGAAGCCAAGGCGACCGCGCTGCGCGAGCACGGCGCCGCGGTGTACGTCGGCGACCACCTCGGGGACGTGCTCGGTGCCCGCGCCGCCGGCGCCCTCTCGGTCGCGGTCCCGACCGGGCCGATCGGCGCCGTCGAACTGCGCGAGGCCGGCGCCGATGTCGTCCTCGACGATCTGACGTCATTTCCGGCCTGGTTGAAGGGCTACGCCGCGCAACGCGCTTGA